A section of the Gloeobacter violaceus PCC 7421 genome encodes:
- a CDS encoding phycobilisome linker polypeptide, translating to MSRYFKVTACIPSLKRVRTGRELQNTFFTKLVPYENWFTEQQRIQKAGGKVLSVKLFTGVQGANTGVGA from the coding sequence ATGAGTCGCTATTTCAAAGTGACGGCCTGCATCCCCAGCCTCAAGCGGGTGCGCACCGGCCGCGAACTGCAGAACACCTTCTTCACCAAGTTGGTGCCCTACGAAAACTGGTTCACCGAGCAGCAGCGGATCCAGAAAGCCGGGGGCAAAGTCCTGAGCGTCAAGCTCTTCACCGGCGTCCAGGGCGCCAACACCGGCGTCGGCGCCTGA
- a CDS encoding DUF4188 domain-containing protein encodes MTQVMAGRYTARVEGSFVVFLIGMRINQFWALGKWVPTLRAMGPMLRRLYRNPEKGFLGGETFLYWRGVALVSYWRSFEELEKFARSPDEPHLQAWQRFQRSVGTDGSVGIWHETYLVEPGRYEAMYGNMPRFGLAGATEHIPIAGRRETARGRLKAD; translated from the coding sequence ATGACTCAGGTGATGGCCGGGCGTTATACCGCCCGGGTAGAAGGGTCTTTTGTCGTTTTTCTGATCGGCATGCGGATCAATCAATTTTGGGCCTTGGGCAAATGGGTACCGACGCTGCGGGCGATGGGGCCGATGCTGCGCAGGCTCTACCGCAACCCGGAGAAGGGCTTTTTGGGGGGTGAGACGTTTCTCTACTGGCGCGGTGTGGCACTGGTGAGTTATTGGCGATCATTCGAGGAGCTCGAAAAATTTGCCAGAAGCCCCGACGAGCCGCACCTGCAAGCGTGGCAGCGCTTCCAGCGCTCGGTAGGTACCGACGGCAGTGTCGGGATCTGGCACGAGACTTACCTGGTCGAGCCGGGCCGCTACGAGGCGATGTACGGCAACATGCCGCGTTTCGGCCTCGCAGGAGCCACCGAGCACATCCCGATCGCCGGGCGAAGGGAAACGGCCCGCGGCCGCCTGAAGGCCGATTGA
- the ribD gene encoding bifunctional diaminohydroxyphosphoribosylaminopyrimidine deaminase/5-amino-6-(5-phosphoribosylamino)uracil reductase RibD encodes MVAVSDEDWMERCLALAEQAWGRTTPNPLVGAVVVNDGLAVGEGFHPKAGAPHAEAFALRAAGDLARGATLYVNLEPCNHHGRTPPCTEAIVAAGLQRVVIGMVDPNPIVSGRGLERLRTAGIEVSVGVLSDRCERLNEAFSHFMRTGRPFGVLKYAMTLDGKTATRTGHSFWISGQAARARTHRLRAFADAVIVGGNTVRLDDPQLTVRLAEGRNPLRVVLSRTLALPAEARLWLDQTPSPTLVFTGAQGDPQMRSHLERLGVEVQVLDELTPAAVLEKLASYPCVSVLWECGGTLAWSALTDGSVQKVICFVAPCLVGGAQAYTPVAGEGFAKMHAAMRLERVHAEPVGEDWMWSGYLQFNPRN; translated from the coding sequence ATGGTAGCCGTGAGCGACGAAGACTGGATGGAGCGCTGCCTCGCCCTCGCCGAGCAAGCCTGGGGCCGTACGACGCCCAATCCGCTGGTGGGGGCGGTGGTGGTCAACGATGGGCTGGCCGTGGGTGAAGGCTTTCACCCGAAGGCGGGTGCACCCCACGCGGAGGCCTTTGCCCTGCGGGCCGCCGGGGATTTGGCCCGAGGTGCCACGCTCTACGTCAATCTGGAACCCTGCAACCACCACGGCCGCACCCCGCCCTGCACCGAAGCAATTGTCGCAGCGGGCCTGCAGCGCGTGGTGATCGGTATGGTCGATCCGAATCCAATCGTTTCCGGCCGCGGCCTCGAGCGACTGCGCACCGCCGGAATCGAAGTGAGCGTCGGGGTACTCTCCGATCGCTGCGAGCGGCTCAACGAGGCTTTTTCGCACTTCATGCGCACCGGGCGGCCCTTCGGGGTGCTCAAGTACGCCATGACCCTGGACGGCAAGACCGCCACGCGCACCGGCCACAGCTTCTGGATCAGCGGCCAGGCGGCCCGCGCCCGTACCCACCGTCTGCGCGCCTTCGCCGACGCGGTGATCGTGGGGGGCAACACCGTGCGTTTGGATGATCCGCAACTCACCGTCCGCCTGGCTGAGGGCCGCAACCCGTTGCGCGTCGTTCTCTCTCGCACCCTGGCCTTGCCGGCCGAGGCGCGGCTGTGGCTGGATCAAACACCCTCCCCCACCCTGGTCTTCACCGGAGCGCAGGGCGACCCCCAGATGCGTTCCCACCTGGAGCGGCTGGGTGTGGAAGTGCAAGTGTTGGACGAACTCACCCCCGCCGCCGTGCTCGAAAAACTCGCTTCTTACCCCTGCGTGTCGGTGCTCTGGGAGTGCGGCGGCACCCTCGCCTGGTCGGCTCTGACGGACGGGTCGGTGCAGAAGGTGATTTGCTTCGTCGCTCCCTGCCTGGTGGGCGGAGCGCAGGCCTACACGCCTGTCGCCGGTGAGGGCTTCGCCAAGATGCACGCAGCGATGCGTCTGGAGCGGGTACACGCCGAGCCCGTCGGCGAAGATTGGATGTGGAGCGGTTATCTGCAATTCAACCCAAGAAATTAA
- the purE gene encoding 5-(carboxyamino)imidazole ribonucleotide mutase: MTHPALVGIIMGSDSDLPTMKAAAEVCTEFEVPCSVAIVSAHRTPERMFEFAATAHSRGLKVIVAGAGGAAHLPGMVAALTPLPVIGVPVPVTALGGVDALYSIVQMPAGIPVATVAIGNARNAGLLAVQILATADPVLQQKIVAYRERLRTAVEKKQARLEELGWRNYEP, from the coding sequence ATGACCCATCCTGCGCTGGTGGGGATCATCATGGGCAGCGATTCGGATCTGCCCACGATGAAGGCGGCGGCCGAGGTCTGCACCGAATTCGAGGTGCCCTGTTCGGTGGCGATCGTCTCGGCCCACCGCACGCCGGAGCGCATGTTTGAATTTGCGGCGACCGCCCACTCCCGGGGCTTGAAGGTGATCGTGGCCGGGGCGGGCGGGGCGGCCCACCTGCCGGGGATGGTGGCGGCCCTCACACCCCTGCCGGTGATTGGAGTGCCGGTACCGGTCACCGCCCTGGGGGGCGTCGATGCGCTCTATTCGATTGTCCAGATGCCCGCAGGCATTCCGGTGGCCACCGTGGCGATCGGCAACGCCCGCAACGCCGGTCTGCTCGCTGTGCAGATCCTGGCGACGGCGGACCCGGTGTTGCAGCAAAAAATCGTCGCTTATCGCGAGCGGCTGCGCACGGCGGTCGAGAAAAAACAGGCCCGCCTCGAAGAGCTGGGTTGGCGGAACTACGAGCCTTAA
- a CDS encoding 5-(carboxyamino)imidazole ribonucleotide synthase: MRPAAGRTGLPTVGIVGGGQLGRMMALAGHALGLRLVVLDPDPASPASQVVPVSLEGAFDDIESLRSLARITDIVTFENEWVEPLLVAQLEADGCRVWPASRTLARIQDKLHQRTHLAAAGLPVPRFAAAPSLEAVRAWGGSRPLVLKTRLQGYDGHGVRIVENPAHLEDAWEALAGQPLMVEAFVTFERELAVMVARSSTGEVRSYPVVETRQRRHVCHTVIAPAPVDEVIRERAGAVARAAVEAVEGVGIFGVELFVDARGEVSINELAPRPHNSGHYTLDACTTSQFEQHLRAVLGWPLADPSMHSPAAVMVNILAEGDAPEAEPDLAAALAFAGVKVHWYGKRGARPGRKLGHITAVARDPAVAYERALAAREALGI; encoded by the coding sequence GTGCGACCGGCAGCAGGGCGGACGGGCCTGCCGACGGTCGGTATTGTCGGGGGCGGCCAGCTTGGCCGGATGATGGCCCTGGCGGGCCATGCCCTGGGATTGCGGCTGGTGGTGCTCGACCCCGATCCGGCCAGCCCCGCCTCCCAGGTGGTGCCCGTCTCACTGGAGGGGGCGTTCGACGACATCGAGAGCCTGCGCTCCCTGGCCAGGATCACCGACATCGTCACGTTCGAAAACGAGTGGGTGGAGCCGCTGCTGGTCGCCCAGCTGGAGGCGGATGGCTGCCGGGTCTGGCCCGCCAGCCGGACCCTCGCGCGCATCCAGGACAAGTTGCACCAGCGCACCCATCTGGCTGCGGCCGGATTGCCGGTGCCGCGCTTCGCCGCCGCCCCGAGTCTGGAGGCGGTGCGGGCGTGGGGAGGAAGCCGGCCGCTGGTGCTCAAGACCCGCCTTCAGGGCTACGACGGTCACGGCGTGCGCATCGTCGAGAACCCCGCGCACCTGGAGGACGCCTGGGAGGCCCTCGCAGGTCAACCGCTTATGGTCGAAGCGTTCGTGACTTTTGAACGGGAACTGGCGGTGATGGTGGCCCGCTCCTCAACCGGCGAGGTGCGCTCCTATCCGGTGGTCGAGACGCGCCAGCGTCGGCACGTCTGCCACACTGTGATCGCCCCGGCTCCAGTGGACGAAGTGATCCGCGAGCGCGCCGGAGCGGTTGCCCGCGCCGCCGTCGAGGCGGTCGAGGGAGTGGGCATCTTCGGTGTCGAGCTGTTTGTGGACGCCCGCGGGGAGGTGAGCATCAATGAACTGGCCCCCCGCCCCCACAACTCCGGCCATTACACCCTCGACGCCTGCACCACCAGCCAGTTCGAGCAGCACCTGCGCGCCGTGCTCGGTTGGCCGCTGGCGGACCCATCCATGCACAGTCCGGCGGCGGTGATGGTGAACATTCTGGCCGAAGGCGACGCGCCTGAGGCCGAACCCGATCTGGCGGCGGCCCTCGCCTTCGCTGGGGTCAAAGTGCATTGGTACGGCAAGCGCGGCGCCCGGCCCGGCCGCAAGCTCGGCCACATCACCGCCGTCGCCCGCGACCCGGCGGTGGCCTACGAGCGTGCCCTCGCCGCCCGCGAGGCGCTGGGGATATGA
- a CDS encoding allophycocyanin subunit alpha, whose product MQSPLSDQVKVLIAKAKIMGFDDWQGAYPAEALALLRTADAESRYLTDSDLDRLAVLLPEAAPALETVRFLRDRARPIVSAARSQVLEEFPGITEPGGDLYPSVRAEACWRDYWHFLRSITYGIAARRPNFTSPEGVHYLHLLYQELRVPLGAMLLGIHCLRGASLQHFSVAEQQALGPYFDHLAERVGDPSQR is encoded by the coding sequence ATGCAATCGCCATTGAGTGATCAGGTTAAAGTCCTTATCGCCAAAGCCAAAATCATGGGTTTTGACGATTGGCAGGGTGCCTATCCCGCCGAGGCCCTCGCCCTGCTGCGCACCGCCGACGCCGAGAGCCGCTATCTCACCGACTCCGATCTGGACCGTCTGGCTGTACTGCTTCCGGAGGCGGCACCTGCGCTGGAGACGGTGCGTTTTTTGCGCGACCGTGCCAGGCCCATCGTCTCTGCGGCCCGCTCGCAGGTGCTGGAGGAATTCCCCGGCATCACCGAACCTGGGGGCGATCTTTATCCTTCGGTGCGCGCCGAAGCCTGCTGGCGCGACTACTGGCATTTTCTGCGTTCGATTACCTACGGCATTGCCGCCCGCCGTCCGAATTTCACCAGCCCCGAAGGCGTGCACTACCTGCACCTGTTGTATCAGGAGTTGCGAGTGCCGCTTGGAGCGATGCTTCTGGGCATTCACTGCCTTAGAGGGGCGAGTTTGCAGCATTTTTCGGTCGCCGAGCAGCAGGCGCTTGGCCCCTATTTTGATCATCTGGCGGAGCGCGTGGGGGATCCCTCACAGCGGTGA
- a CDS encoding HEAT repeat domain-containing protein, which translates to MVDPQPLVPTAEATDRLLDGVNALLAIGTFDTSDTALLGQMVASLADSRGMVRLGLVEAFGKIGLPAVPMLLEGLSRHSNPVVRRSCGKALAKTSDPRAVPVLIEALLHDEDTVVRSSAAGALAKMGEAAVPQLIALLTSEHSETAKGHAAWALAFMGTEVAEHLYTAYTHPAAAVRTAVVAAVANLTQETTDDRAVALLESALTDSAPGVRAEAAAALGTLAHQPAVPLLIEQLTDPSPEVRKTAALALAKIGDPTSLGPLEAQLARESGELQRVVAMALAQLQKRAMA; encoded by the coding sequence ATGGTCGACCCGCAACCGTTGGTGCCCACCGCCGAGGCGACCGACCGACTGCTCGATGGGGTGAATGCCCTACTGGCCATCGGCACCTTCGACACTTCTGACACCGCCCTTTTGGGGCAGATGGTCGCATCGCTGGCCGATAGCCGCGGCATGGTGCGTCTGGGTCTGGTGGAAGCGTTCGGCAAGATTGGCCTGCCGGCGGTGCCGATGCTGCTGGAGGGCTTATCCCGCCACTCCAACCCGGTGGTACGCCGCTCCTGCGGCAAGGCGCTCGCCAAGACCAGCGACCCGCGGGCGGTGCCCGTGTTGATCGAAGCTTTGCTGCACGACGAGGACACGGTCGTACGCAGTTCCGCCGCCGGTGCCCTGGCCAAGATGGGCGAAGCGGCGGTGCCGCAGTTGATTGCCCTGCTCACCTCCGAGCACTCCGAGACCGCCAAAGGCCACGCTGCCTGGGCGCTCGCCTTTATGGGGACCGAGGTGGCCGAACACCTGTACACCGCCTACACCCACCCGGCCGCTGCCGTACGCACCGCCGTCGTTGCCGCCGTCGCCAACCTCACCCAGGAGACGACCGACGATCGCGCCGTCGCCTTGCTCGAATCGGCGCTCACGGACAGCGCCCCTGGGGTGCGGGCCGAGGCGGCGGCGGCCTTGGGCACCCTGGCCCACCAACCGGCCGTGCCGTTGCTGATCGAACAGCTGACCGACCCGAGCCCCGAGGTGCGCAAAACCGCTGCCCTGGCGCTGGCCAAGATTGGCGATCCGACCTCCCTTGGGCCGCTTGAAGCCCAACTGGCCCGCGAGTCGGGCGAATTGCAGCGGGTGGTGGCCATGGCGCTTGCACAGCTACAAAAGCGGGCGATGGCTTGA
- a CDS encoding HEAT repeat domain-containing protein, which produces MDIDAVREALASDNPQDRLRGLTQLRNSDPETAVPLLLAKRRDPEFMVRSFVAMGLGRHRTEESFAALLELLKGDGDYNVRAEAANSLSMYGESALLHLLEAFRFDDQWLVRRSILAALIESPHTEALYQICVLALEDADLTVVEAGIDGLGALGRTEKRAEALALLLPKVGDQEWRTRYRVARALQPHADDPRAKAALAYLARDEDRRVATAAGSQ; this is translated from the coding sequence ATGGACATCGACGCGGTCCGCGAAGCTCTTGCAAGCGACAACCCGCAGGACCGCCTGCGGGGATTGACCCAGTTGCGCAACAGCGACCCCGAGACGGCGGTGCCGCTGTTGCTCGCCAAGCGGCGCGACCCCGAATTTATGGTGCGCTCGTTTGTGGCGATGGGACTCGGGCGGCACCGCACCGAGGAGTCCTTTGCAGCGCTGCTGGAATTGCTCAAAGGCGACGGGGACTATAACGTGCGCGCCGAGGCGGCCAATTCGCTGTCGATGTACGGCGAGAGCGCCCTGCTCCATCTGCTGGAAGCGTTTCGCTTCGACGATCAATGGCTGGTGCGCCGCAGCATCCTGGCGGCGCTGATTGAATCGCCCCACACCGAAGCGCTTTACCAAATCTGCGTCCTCGCCCTCGAAGACGCCGACCTGACTGTGGTTGAAGCGGGAATCGACGGATTGGGGGCGCTCGGGCGTACCGAAAAGCGCGCCGAGGCGCTGGCGCTGCTGCTACCCAAGGTGGGAGACCAGGAGTGGCGCACGCGCTACCGTGTCGCCCGCGCCCTGCAACCCCACGCGGACGACCCGAGGGCGAAGGCGGCACTTGCCTACTTGGCGCGCGACGAGGACCGGCGCGTTGCCACAGCGGCGGGTTCGCAGTAG
- a CDS encoding pentapeptide repeat-containing protein gives MAESSSLPPAQPALPDREAVQARIAAGGALRGADLQNLDLSGLDGQRVDFAGADLRGANLDGAVLIGADLSGAQMQGARLAGADLRGADLSHADLSGTTLERSCLNRADLRAADLVGARLEGAQLQAAWYDGATRWPEEFVYRTSGAVGPRANLSGAYLNTANLRGADLEGANLRGAYLSGADLSGARLQGAILSGSNLQKAFLTGADLREARLNGAELQMADLRAADLRGTELNDIPSIAGADFSRSIGLSDAAKARLTSRPARELDTWNPFTRTTTRASLES, from the coding sequence ATGGCCGAATCCTCCTCGCTTCCCCCTGCTCAACCGGCATTGCCGGACCGTGAGGCTGTCCAAGCCCGGATTGCCGCGGGTGGCGCTCTGCGCGGGGCCGATCTGCAAAATCTGGATTTGAGCGGGCTGGACGGCCAGCGGGTGGACTTTGCCGGGGCGGATCTGCGCGGAGCCAACCTGGACGGTGCTGTGCTCATCGGTGCCGATTTGAGCGGCGCCCAGATGCAGGGCGCCCGGCTTGCGGGTGCCGACCTGCGCGGAGCGGACCTCTCCCACGCCGATCTGTCGGGGACCACTCTGGAGCGCAGTTGCCTCAACCGGGCGGATTTGCGCGCAGCGGACCTGGTCGGTGCCCGCCTGGAGGGCGCCCAGTTGCAGGCCGCCTGGTACGACGGTGCCACGCGCTGGCCGGAGGAGTTTGTCTACCGCACCTCGGGGGCGGTCGGGCCGCGCGCCAACCTGAGCGGAGCGTATCTCAACACCGCCAACTTGCGCGGGGCGGATCTCGAAGGCGCGAATCTGCGCGGCGCGTACCTCAGCGGCGCGGATCTGAGCGGCGCCAGGTTGCAAGGCGCCATCCTCAGCGGTTCGAATCTGCAAAAAGCCTTTTTGACCGGCGCGGATCTGCGCGAGGCGCGCCTCAACGGCGCCGAATTGCAGATGGCGGACTTGCGTGCCGCCGATCTGCGCGGTACCGAACTCAACGACATCCCGAGCATTGCCGGGGCGGATTTCAGTCGCTCCATCGGTCTGAGCGACGCGGCCAAAGCCCGCCTCACTTCCCGCCCGGCCCGCGAACTGGACACCTGGAACCCGTTTACGCGCACCACGACGCGCGCCAGCCTCGAAAGCTGA
- a CDS encoding phycobiliprotein lyase produces the protein MRFSPPMTMMDFFRKSEGTWFTQRTVHHFDAVADESGESNLIVRVLEADNPLVLQVCEAQRIDPARALGGAAFTWQDNLETDDPGPNRAAVLVDLPTDASRRSGRLLRNQGYVENIPVASRYAFAPDGVLTIDTEYVNNQGQERCWFISDHFRIRVSTVRLMGGVNLMTYCSERRCVLPDSLEALRSRHAAGVAAPR, from the coding sequence ATGCGATTTTCTCCACCGATGACGATGATGGATTTCTTTCGCAAAAGCGAAGGAACCTGGTTTACGCAGCGGACCGTGCACCACTTCGACGCCGTCGCCGACGAATCGGGCGAGTCGAATTTGATCGTGCGGGTGCTCGAAGCGGACAACCCGCTCGTTCTGCAGGTGTGCGAAGCCCAGCGCATCGACCCGGCCCGGGCGCTTGGCGGGGCGGCCTTCACCTGGCAGGACAACCTGGAGACCGACGATCCCGGCCCGAACCGCGCCGCCGTCCTGGTGGATTTACCCACCGACGCAAGCCGCCGCAGCGGTCGATTGCTGCGCAACCAGGGCTATGTCGAAAACATTCCGGTCGCGAGCCGCTACGCCTTTGCGCCCGACGGTGTGCTCACCATCGACACCGAGTACGTCAACAACCAGGGCCAGGAGCGCTGCTGGTTCATCAGCGATCACTTTCGGATCCGGGTGAGCACCGTGCGCCTGATGGGCGGTGTCAACCTGATGACCTATTGTTCCGAACGCCGCTGCGTCCTGCCGGACAGCCTCGAAGCGCTGCGCAGCCGCCACGCTGCCGGGGTGGCCGCCCCCAGATAG
- a CDS encoding 15,16-dihydrobiliverdin:ferredoxin oxidoreductase: MYRPFLEHLQQKLQSSFDLQSLTIPAGLDYRISERGRESTTIRSWCYTCSELRKIRYTYIDGGEHAQVFNSVIYPAHRYDLPLLGIDLLAFGKKKNLIVLDFQPLFRDKAYLARYIEPMRILRERYGDVAQDVEMKFYDANQYFSKYLLFARTDAETVAGRVFTAYCDYLDLYWQLLASAAPLGDAQDIRRIVKAQKDYDQYSADRDPASGLFSSYFGHEWAERFLYEFLFEDAVPLAVGQPGR, from the coding sequence ATGTATAGGCCGTTTCTTGAGCATTTGCAACAGAAATTGCAGTCGAGTTTCGATTTGCAATCCCTGACGATTCCGGCGGGACTAGACTATCGAATCAGCGAGCGCGGCCGCGAGTCGACGACGATCCGCAGCTGGTGCTACACCTGCTCCGAGCTGCGCAAGATTCGCTACACCTACATCGACGGGGGCGAGCACGCCCAGGTATTTAACAGCGTTATCTACCCAGCCCACCGCTACGACCTGCCCCTTCTGGGCATCGATTTGCTCGCGTTCGGCAAGAAGAAAAATCTGATCGTGCTCGACTTTCAGCCGCTGTTTCGCGACAAGGCGTACCTGGCGCGCTATATCGAGCCGATGCGGATCCTGCGGGAGCGCTACGGCGATGTGGCCCAGGATGTCGAGATGAAGTTCTACGACGCCAATCAGTACTTCTCTAAGTACCTGCTCTTCGCGCGCACCGACGCTGAAACGGTGGCGGGCCGCGTGTTTACCGCCTACTGCGACTACTTGGATCTTTATTGGCAACTATTGGCTTCGGCGGCACCTTTGGGCGATGCGCAGGATATCCGGCGGATCGTCAAGGCCCAAAAAGACTACGACCAGTACAGCGCCGATCGCGACCCCGCCTCGGGACTGTTCAGCAGCTATTTTGGCCACGAGTGGGCCGAGCGGTTCTTGTACGAATTTTTGTTCGAAGATGCGGTGCCGCTGGCGGTGGGCCAGCCCGGGCGATGA
- a CDS encoding phycoerythrobilin:ferredoxin oxidoreductase produces MTLYEPFLERAQQVLTRRLELAPYPIPVGFERKEALVRGEAVVTTSTAWQSPKLRQIRAAHVQGGGALQVLNFVISPRLEYDLPFFGADLVTLPGGHLIALDMQPLFRDDPAYQAKYTEPIVPLFEAHRAHLEWGGDFPEEARPFFSPAFLWTRPKETGTVETRVFAAFVDYLNAYLDFVERAEPVTHPEGLAAVERAQLRYLHYRAEKDPARGMFRRFYGPEWTEEYIHGFLFDLERRREAVHR; encoded by the coding sequence ATGACCCTGTACGAACCGTTTCTTGAGCGCGCCCAGCAAGTGCTCACCCGGCGGCTGGAACTGGCGCCCTATCCGATTCCGGTGGGTTTCGAGCGCAAGGAGGCGCTCGTGCGCGGCGAGGCGGTCGTGACCACGAGCACCGCCTGGCAATCGCCCAAGCTCCGGCAGATTCGCGCCGCCCACGTCCAGGGCGGTGGTGCGCTGCAGGTGCTCAACTTTGTCATCTCCCCCCGGCTGGAGTATGATTTGCCCTTCTTTGGGGCGGATCTGGTGACCCTGCCGGGAGGGCATCTGATTGCCCTCGACATGCAACCCTTGTTTCGCGACGACCCGGCCTACCAGGCAAAGTACACCGAGCCGATTGTGCCCCTGTTCGAAGCGCACCGCGCCCACCTCGAGTGGGGCGGTGACTTTCCGGAGGAGGCGCGGCCGTTTTTCTCGCCCGCCTTTTTGTGGACGCGCCCAAAGGAGACCGGCACCGTCGAGACGCGCGTGTTCGCGGCCTTCGTCGATTATCTGAACGCTTATCTGGACTTTGTCGAGCGCGCCGAACCTGTGACGCACCCCGAGGGGCTCGCGGCCGTCGAGCGGGCCCAGCTACGCTATTTGCACTACCGGGCCGAAAAAGATCCGGCGCGGGGGATGTTTCGGCGCTTTTACGGACCGGAGTGGACCGAGGAATATATCCACGGTTTTTTGTTCGATCTCGAACGCCGCCGGGAGGCTGTCCACCGTTAG